Genomic window (Patescibacteria group bacterium):
GTTGTGATGGTTGGACGAACGTCCACATCAAGATACTTGAGGATTTCTCCTCTTCACTAGACTCATACTCTTCCCTCGGTATTGCCCTTTCATAAGGGTTCCACCGATATAAGTTAACTTGATCATCTTGCATTACTGCAAGCGACCGCCGTGATATGATTCTCTCCTTCCTTCTTTTTCAAAAACGAAAATATTTGATGTCTTCTTCCTGGGATTCAGACTGTGGAAGAGTCGCGCCGTATAAAAACGGTCAACTCCTTCACGGTCTGAACCCAGCTCACGTAACATTTTAATTGGCGAACAGCCAAACCCTTGGGACCTCAGTTATTTGTTTATCTCGCGTTACCACGAGTATCAGACTATTCCATCACCGTTTCGTTCCCTGTCGCCAAGGAGGAAGTAGGTGCAAGCCGTGTGATACCGCTCCTCCGCCACAGTGGCGGACATGCGCATATCTCACATTCTGCCGATTGCAGAACGATCAGTCGTTAGGGGAGATCTATAATTCGATCATTGTCGCATAATTCTTTCGCCGATCTTTCGATCGGACATTATGTCGAGACAATGCATCTGCCAACCGTGCGACAGAGACCAAATGCGCTTTCTTCTCAATACGAATACTGAGAATCTTCAACGCTATCTGTATCTGCCTTTTCTTAGCCAAAGAATACGGAGAAATAAGACCAAGTACCATGCGGATATGCGATTGATCGCGGATCACCCAATCAAATGTTGTGCGATTCGCTCTCACTTTGCCTACCCGATACTTCCGACACAGAAATCGCAATATAACTGCTTCTTTCTGTGTGATCTTCACTTCCACCCGAACTCTCCAACCGAACTTTTTCTCGCAATGACGCTCAATGGTGGCCATAATAGCCCCATCGCCGTCAATAAGACCCGCGAGATACGCACGATCGACTTCATCATATATCTTTCCCACGGCGTTAGCCTTCATGTGTGCAATTATATCGCACCTGGGACCTGCGGGAAACTCCGCAAGGTCTCATGAATAAGCCTTCACCGTATTGAGCTTGTTTCCACATCTCGCCATCGAGATGTGTTGTTGCTTTTAAAGGGCAAGCAACGTTACCCGTGCGTTTCCACACGGGAGAGAAGGTATGTTTTCTCCAGCCCCAGGATATGTTGAGCCGACCACTTCTTCATTCCCCTATTACTAGGGGGGTAGACTATACCTTTGTCTTTGGATCACCTCCAAGACACCAGCGTGTTATGGCAAACACAATAGAATGCCATCTTCACCTCGCACCTTTTTTACAAAAATAGTGCTCGGATCCAGTCGTTACGGGGTCAATGAAAGTCCTATCTTATATCGCATTGATGACACGATATAAGGGTAGATTAGGTTTACAAGTTTTTGAGTCTCTGACTTACTACAATACATCCTGTATCCGATATCTCTATCATTATAATAAGACATCTTGATGCAAAACTTCTTATGCATTGCTTCTTTCAGAATTTCAATCTCTCGTAAAGTAAAGGAATACGTGCTTATGTCGATCTTGTCTTTATTGTACGAACCGTCGTCCATAATCCACACCGCTATCGCGAGTGGATCAAGCAAGTCAACAATATTTTCTGGAACAATTTTTCTCCCGCACCGATACGTATCGGTTGTGTAAAACTCTCGGTAGATTTCTGTAAGAATAGGATGTCGTATGGTTCTAAACCACCATGATTTTTTATACCGAACTCCGTCTTTCGTAGTTCGGTAACTCAGTCGTGGTTCAGTCGGTACGAAATCTTTTAGGATCTCGTATTTCCATCTTACATACTCTTGTTGTGCAAGACAGTGATCAACCTTGAAATTTGCATTGATCGCTCCCTTGCCTATCCTCATTGTTCCATCTCCAAGCATCGATCCTATAATAAAAGATCTTTGCAAAGGAGTGAGCGACATTCCCTTTTTAAAGGAACGCCACGATATATTCCAATATTTACTTTCACAACTTCCCACGGTGTTGACCATATGTATTAGTATATCAATCTCTGATACACCCGTGAACTTCACATATGGCTTTCTCCGTTATGAGCTGATTTTTTTCCTCGACATTCGGCATGTTTATCGAGGTGCCGAACTCCG
Coding sequences:
- a CDS encoding LAGLIDADG family homing endonuclease, with product MKANAVGKIYDEVDRAYLAGLIDGDGAIMATIERHCEKKFGWRVRVEVKITQKEAVILRFLCRKYRVGKVRANRTTFDWVIRDQSHIRMVLGLISPYSLAKKRQIQIALKILSIRIEKKAHLVSVARLADALSRHNVRSKDRRKNYATMIEL